Part of the Lolium rigidum isolate FL_2022 chromosome 6, APGP_CSIRO_Lrig_0.1, whole genome shotgun sequence genome, GtagtttatttatttttacattttAAGCGGAAGCGTACTGCTAACATAATTGATTGATACAAAATTCGTGATGGTTAACAAATCTGCAGAAATTGGAGTGTTGGTACGGCAGAGGTTTGGCCGAGCTGTAAGCGCAGCTGCCTATGCAATATCTATTTTTTTTCCTGTGTACAAGTTTCTGATATTTTGAGCGGAAGCAAACTGTAAAATAATTAGTTGATGGTATGAATTTGTGAAACCTTTCCCTTCGTAGCGAGTGTTGGTTGTTGCTCATATAGTTTATACTCTCATGTATGGCTATCTTTAATTCAAAATAATGTTGATCAATTATTTCTGACGTGTCTCTTAGAAATGTCCCTCGTAAcacaatactccctctgttccattctatagtgcctattgttttttggcacggaaattagcgcaagagtattttttagacaagacccctagctgaacgatttgagatcaacgtaaaatttgggaaatccatatctttctaacttaccataacaattttggggGCTAAACGATtttggagctgaacggggagggggtaattgaaaaaaagctaagctaaaaccttatattctgaaacaaatgccaaaaatctataggcactatagaaaggaacggagggagtatagttTATTATGTAGGTGATAGACTTTGTAAGCAGTTTTAATTCTTATCTTTGAGAGGTTTAGATGCCCTTCAATAGTggttgatgatagctttgttttaTTGAAAGGTCATATGTAAGCAGTCTTTTAGTTAAATCCTCACCGGTTTATTTTCAGTAATCAATGTATAAATGACCAAGTTTTATGTTCATGTTTGAAGATTTTGATTCCGGAGTAAAATTTGGAACTGAGCTTATACTGTATTATCCTTCAATTTGAATATGCTAAACCATCTTTATTTCTGACAGGGCTGCACAAAATTAGCTCCGCATGACTCCGGTGGCCGCGTTGCCTTCTACATGAGACAACTACTCTGCTAAAGGAAGTAAGAAATCTAAAAATTATCTCTCTTCACATTAATTGTGTAGAAAACATATGAATATTTGTGCATGATGTGTCCTTGGAGAAGATAGCTGCGGTTATTTTAGTGTATGCATAGTTAATGGCAGTAAGTAGTATAACTTCAATTCTTAATAGAATGGCCACTATTTTCTTGGTCGATGTCATGTAACTTCATTATTCAATACAGATGGTATAGCATGCCATGAACTGCCGAATTCCCAGTAGTTGAATAGTTTGAATATTTTTGTAAACTTTAAAGTTATTGGCATTCACACTTAAATAAATGTCCATAGGTTGTCTCTAAGGAGATCACTCTATTTTTCTGTTTGTAACGAGATCTAACAAGTAAAGATGTAGTTGAATAATTATAAGAACATGAATAGATTCAGCTCTCAAAAGCTTACATATGAGAAGTACACTAGGTTTATGATTCAATGATGGTACAACGTTACTTGCCTGCAGAGTGGAGGTAGAAGTGAAAACTGAAGTGTCGGCGAGATGAATCGGTATGTCACCAGAACGTTGTAACACCAAGATACATCTGTGCGGCTTTAATGTATTGAACATGAATTAGTCTTTTGCTTTTTTCGTCTCGACTCCCAATTGACTATTGGTTAATTTATCTTTTCATTTGCAGCGGTGTTAACTCTTGCTGCTGCAAGCCCTAATTACATTTACATTTCCTTTCTGCCGTGACTTCTAAAGACCATGCTGCGACAACGCATTTTCTATGTATATGATGATTTTAGCGTTCCTTCCTTCCTTTTGTCGCTCTTGGAAGATTCATAAAACTGTTAGTTGCTATAATATATTTTCTTGCTATAATATATTTTCCTCCCGTTCCTTGGTTGTACATAAATGTTTGTTTCACTAAGAAGGTTTATTATCATTTTCCCACCTACCACGTGTCTCACGGGATCGTGCGTCAGGGTGCACATTAAAATCAGACATATTCAAGCTTGATATATCTTAATTCAGACCTTCTGTGAAGATGATTTtctttaatttattgtgtattttCTAGAACATGATCCTCCACCACTTATATGCATGTTACTCTAATTTGACGTAATCTGCATGCTTTTCTGATTCCTCAGTATCAGTAGCTTGCATCTCTTCTTTTCTTATACCCGCTTCTCTACTTTTCTTATATCAAATTGCTAGGATAATTTATGAACTTCAAATATAATAAGTTAGCAGTACAAGTCGATATATATATGTTGCTTGCATTTCTCCTTTCATGTGCTGATGGTAATCATTTGCTCCTGCTTGTGTGTTTAATTGTGAACCTTCTCTCTGTTTGGAGAGATTCTCCATGGATTCTTTTTGTATGCTTAAATTCTTGATGGAAGATGGTTTGATCACACCATGGTTCTTTAGTTCTTGGAACCACACCAAAATCCAACCGCATGGACATTTGAAGTATTGTAGCATGGAAAATTAAATTCttttacatgtatgtgcattTGTTTTAAAAGACGAGGACTTGGTTGTCTTAGGCAGCTGTATTCATTTTTATAATACAAAAAACTCTATCTGTACATTTGTATTTTGGAAGACATTGTTGAATAATTTCTTTACTTCATTCCACATAAATTTTGCAGGTTATGGTAAGTTCGAACCAGTTAGCGAAGCTGATGGAAGTGCTTTGCCTGTTGCTGATCATATAAGTAGAAGACCTCCTGTTTTATACCATGTTCTTTGACTTAGAATGTGTGCTTGCCTGTTGGTTTCCGAAACTGTTCTTAGTGTGAATGCATTGTTTCCTTCAATTGGATAAATTCATTTTGTGTTAACCCAATGGCTATTGATGGTTTTCAGGCATCCCAATAGCTATTGAAGGTTTTAAGGCAATCTCGGTATACAAGGTGAACGGTAATTTATTATCTTCTCTTTATTGTCAAATTGCTTCTAAGATTACAATATTCTGTTGTATCAAACGTGAGCTAATATTCTTCTCTTACCTTTTCTTATATTTGGCTCACATTTAACTATTGGTTGATTATTTTTTTCATTTGCAGTGGTGTTAAGTTTCGGTGGTGCAAGTACCTATTAAATCTACCTTTTCTCTGTGTTGTGGCCTCTAAAAGCCATGCCACGACAACGCCAATAAGCAGCTTATGTAGATGTTGTTTTTGATGTTGCTTTCGTACTCCTGACAGACACATCGACTGTTAGTTACTATAATAATATTCTTCTATTTCCCTTATTGTATATAAAGGTTTGCTATTCCGAGTGCATTATCCTAATTTGATCTTATAGACTTTGTTTTGTATAATCAAAGAAACCTATTACCATTTTTCCAATTTATTTTATCATCGTTGTATATAATGTAAATCGTTACGAATTTTACGGGATCgtgcacatttaaatctagtagAAAGAATGTTCTCGAAGAAGACAAGGAAATACTACGAACACGTGGAACTGGTCAGCTCTGAACCTCATCAACTCTCCATCGCATCAACGGATAACTACATGTACATTGGTAAGCTGAGGAACATTTTTTGATAACAGAGACTCGGCGATGCTTCGTCGCTTCAAATTTCTCCATTTTGTAAGCGTCAGTGATAGTCTCCTTACTTGACTGGCGGTGTTTTTTATACTACCTTTATCTATAAATAGACGTCTGAGATTTAATATTGTTATCTCTTCTATATGTGCATTATAACAATGTCATACGCAGTTCATATTAATAGAAATCAGAGGCCTTTTATTAGCAGTGGTAAATGTAATGCTCAAGCCGTATAACTCCGTTAATCAAGGCATTTCAGCTAGTACTCCCTCAGATCCATGAAAGTGTCAAAAGTTTAGTTCAACTTAAACCAAAAATAAGCTAAAACTACGTCACTTACATGATCATCAAACACTCGAGCATCAGCAACGGTTTTGACGAATGCCTATTTAAGTTCTATAACTTATATCTAGtaggtataagagcatctccagtcgcgtccctcaaaaaacgtccggcataaatgatttgggggacgtttaggaccgcgccggacaaaaagagactaaaaatctgtacaaaaaaaaGACCCTTTCCACAcgtttttctccatttcttgtccgccgtcccccaaacgtcatttgggggacgcgactggagatgctctaaccaactTTCTTCTTAACtccattttttttcttattttttaaaACAAGGGCAAAAACCTTGCCCCATTCGATTAAATAAAAAAAAAGGTAGTTTTACAACATTGCAACACGCATTACTCTCCCTGAATTAAGTTACACATACACTTCGCTCCCGCCAACAACCAAAGCATCGACTCTCGTTTGATCTTTTCAAGGATGACCGGAGCAGGAGCATGTTCTTGAAGACTCAGTTATTTCGTTCGTTCCAAATTTCCAAAGAAACGAGAAGGGCTAGATGCAGAAGTTGAGTGCGACTGTTAGACGGTTTGGTCGGTTTACCTACGTTCATCCCATCTCAAGCCAGACCGTGATCTTTCTAGTACGGTTTGAACCCGTAAACCAGCAAACCCGAGACAAACCAGTGAGTCACCGCAGTGCGGTGTGGGCTGGTAGTTTAGCCAGTTTCTGCCCAAACCATGCTCAGGGTTAGCCTTATTTCATTCCCCTCGCTTCGACCAACTCAACTATTGTTCAATGCATTTCATCGAAAACCAAAGTTTGGCTATTCTTCCATCTTATTAGTAGAATACAGCAAGGGGGGGGGAATCTAAGCAAGATGGGCTCATTCTTCCATCTTATTAGTAGAATACAGCAGATAGTCCACATCTGGGGCTACAACCGCACGCTTACTAATCTCCCCCAGGGTGCAGCAGTGTTTTTCTCTAGTGTTAATCGCTGCAACCTCCTGGATGAACATGCAGTTTGAGCCAGGAGATACCTGCAAAGTTTGTTATTTTTAGTACATGCACGAGAAACATATTCGAAAACACATACTGGAGAAGTTTCATACTCACATCAAACAGAGCATCTCCAATCTTCATCTTCACTTTACCGCTTTTATATATGAGTATTTTCCCCACGTGACCTCCTGGCAAATCTAAGCAAGATGGGCTCATTCTTCCATCTTATTAGTAGAATACAGCAGATAGTCCACATCTGGGGCTACAACCGCACGCTTACTAATCTCCCCCAGGGTGCAGCAGTGTTTTTCTCTAGTGTTAATCGCTGCAACCTCCTGGATGAACATGCAGTTTGAGCCCGGAGATACCTGCAAAGTTTGTTATTTTTAGTACATGCACGAGAAACATATTCGAAAACACATACCGGAGAAGTTTCATACTCACATCAAACAGAGCATCTCCAATCTTCATCTTCACTTTACCGCTTTTATATATGAGTATTTTCCCCACGTGACCTCCTGGCAAATCTTTGATTTTAGAGCCAGCGAATGATGATGGCCTTCTTTGCTCGCGTGTCACATTTGCAAGTTCAGCATTCTTCTCAAACCCTGTATTTGGCTCTTCAACAGATTGTGTCTGCTTTGGTAAAGGAAGAGATGAAGGTAACTGGAAGAAGAGCAACTGTGGTATGTCGGACCGATCCTGTCAACACAAAAAATAAACATAAGAGAGTCGCTATAGCCTCCAAGATTCCAAGAAGGTTCAAGCAGTTGTATGCCAGACTGCACACTGTGTAAATTAAAATTACTGCTGCAGGTGATTTTAGTTTAAGGCATAGGACCAGAAATGAAAGTGTTGTAACAATTTGAAAATAAATTACCATTAATCCAAGTTCTTCTGCTGCAGTTAATTCTCCATCCTGAGCTCTGCTGGCAGAAGACTCCCCAAACTCCTCTTCATCAAGAATTTCTGCACTAGGAATGTAGGACAGAACTAAGGGATGGTTGAAGGAACAAAATTGCAACATAAGACCAGAAAGACAAACAGTATACCAGGATCTCCAGAGTAGGGCCTCCTA contains:
- the LOC124662814 gene encoding uncharacterized protein LOC124662814, producing the protein MDDKSSVKKEVGSLAPLPRKGGLKFAPKKPPKKPAKVVPKTEPVEESKDEIIDKELLMKLKTSQVRILVYWSRPKIEKKAENHTEVAFGQGSSSYARSFPMRHNSAGIVKDIYLGLPKEPKEYVDPWDYTHSDYPITLPLRRPYSGDPEILDEEEFGESSASRAQDGELTAAEELGLMDRSDIPQLLFFQLPSSLPLPKQTQSVEEPNTGFEKNAELANVTREQRRPSSFAGSKIKDLPGGHVGKILIYKSGKVKMKIGDALFDVSPGSNCMFIQEVAAINTREKHCCTLGEISKRAVVAPDVDYLLYSTNKMEE